The nucleotide sequence CGCAGAAGCGACCCTTTCGGATTGAAAAACTGCCAAAGAACCTGAAAAAATATCGTCTCGAACTTCATTTTGTGCCAAAAGCGGGCTTCCCTCATTTTTAATTGAAGAAAATCAAGATACATGTTAGTATATAGATGTGGGTTATAGATAACCATCAATATAATACTAACATAGTATGGAAGATATGCAAAGTAAAACAATCGGGGATAAAATAAAGGCGTGGCGTAAAAAGAAAGATTTAACGCAAGACGCTTTGGCTAAAATAGCAAATATTCCCTATACTACAATTGCGAAAGTTGAATCTGATGTTATTAAAAATCCTTCCTTGCAAACCATCACAAAAATTGCGGAAGGGCTTGGAATAACCATTGATGATTTAGTAAAAAACTAACTATGAATACAAAAACATTCAAGGGTAATTTTTTTGAAATCGGCCAGCAACAAGGCAGGATTTATAAAACAAATGGAATGAATTTTGACAAAGTCAAAATTGATCCTGTTTTATATAAAAATCAGCTTCAGGTTTATGAAAAGCATTATCCCGAACTATTGGAAGAATTTAGGGGAATGGCTAAGGACGGAAATTTTGACGAAGAAAAGCTGATTTATGATTTTATTACGAGCGAGATTTTTTATTACAGAAATAGATTTGGTTTAGATAAGGCATGCACAATTTTTGGCTATAAAGCTAAAAATAATCTTTTTGTGGGCAGAAATTATGATTGGCTTCCAGAAACCGACAAAATATTTGAAGTTTATAAAATTGTTAATCCTGAAAGAAATTCATTTATAGCAATAACTGATATGGGAATTGGTAGCCCATCTACCGCGAAGCCAAAATACTTTTTTTATAACGCAGACGACGCGATAAACAACAAAGGATTATTTATCGGGCTAACCTTCGCTTACGCGGATCAATGGTCGTATGGAGTTTCTTGTATCCATATGACAAAAATTATCGCGGAAACTTGCGAGACGGTAAAAGACGCAATAAAAGTTTTTGAAAAAATTCCGCTTTGTTGCCCGAAAAATTTCTTTATCGCTGATAAAAACGGGGATATGGCAATAGTCGAACATACTGCCAAAAAATTCAAAGTCATTTATCCAAAAGATAATATTTTGATTCAGACCAACCATTATGTTGATAGCGAGCTAGCAAAAGAAGATACGGTATTGAAGCGAGTTCCTTATCACAATACTTTCATCAGATATTATGAGACATTGCAAAAAATAAATTTTGAAAGAAATAAATTTAAGTTGGACAGCGCCATAAAAATTTTGGGCAAACCAGGAAGTTATACTTGCCAAAATTTCCCTGGTATTAAAACTATTTGGACATTGGCGCTTGACATGACAAACAAAAAATACAAAATTTATTGGGATATTTCTGGAAAAAGAAAAACAGAAGTATTAGAAATTTAAAAAAGAATTTGCCGCCAAACCGAGCGAAGCTCGGAGTTCCGCCAAAAGCGGAACGAAAAACTTGAAATCGTCCAATCCAAAAGGGCCGCTTCCGCAGGCGGGCGGAAGGGG is from Patescibacteria group bacterium and encodes:
- a CDS encoding helix-turn-helix transcriptional regulator codes for the protein MEDMQSKTIGDKIKAWRKKKDLTQDALAKIANIPYTTIAKVESDVIKNPSLQTITKIAEGLGITIDDLVKN
- a CDS encoding C45 family peptidase gives rise to the protein MNTKTFKGNFFEIGQQQGRIYKTNGMNFDKVKIDPVLYKNQLQVYEKHYPELLEEFRGMAKDGNFDEEKLIYDFITSEIFYYRNRFGLDKACTIFGYKAKNNLFVGRNYDWLPETDKIFEVYKIVNPERNSFIAITDMGIGSPSTAKPKYFFYNADDAINNKGLFIGLTFAYADQWSYGVSCIHMTKIIAETCETVKDAIKVFEKIPLCCPKNFFIADKNGDMAIVEHTAKKFKVIYPKDNILIQTNHYVDSELAKEDTVLKRVPYHNTFIRYYETLQKINFERNKFKLDSAIKILGKPGSYTCQNFPGIKTIWTLALDMTNKKYKIYWDISGKRKTEVLEI